A region from the Drosophila ananassae strain 14024-0371.13 chromosome 2L, ASM1763931v2, whole genome shotgun sequence genome encodes:
- the LOC6499252 gene encoding protein toll, with translation MRRPKAACQMMVPLLAVLLQMVQWPAGVAAFGRDECNEMSINMACQCSPVMSEFEIICPAYAENPKFRMSIQPSRSFVQIVCNLTDTSDYKQLPKVRIGEMDIVQMQRCLLPGYTPIAGILENLGMPTPQMLIFESDNLGMNVTRTHFERLHGLKRLRFTSRRPTHIPANLLNDLRNLSALELRANIAEMPAHLFDNLENLESIEFGSNQLKHLPRGIFSKMPKLKHLNLWSNQLHNLTKYDFEGATSVLDIDLHANGIEVLPHDVFFFMPNLREINLSANLFRSLPEGLFEHNTHLQQVRISNNRAKLTTLPSRLFANLPELKVLFLKTDLESLPGDLLEGSTGITNISLASNRLTTLPAKLLEYQSNLLSLDLSHNQLTHLPDGIFEHNKELKDLNLESNYLTGISSKLFSRLISLETLIMRNNRLNIIDHSAFTATTWLRHLYLEHNNIDLQQSLLTNHVNDPNSPFSSLLNLETLNLSHNSIMVIYYDWKILMTKLHTLDLSYNNISSLNFEDIQFISRNKLEVNLTHNKIRSIHLEKDLPGYSTDSSIVNIDLNDNPLDCDCTMLYFVQLVRGVHRPSYSKYFKFQTDRLVCSKPSALEGTSVKRIMAEKLLCPFDSPETDMDKRMCPQGCSCWVRTFDKALLVNCNNGNMTRVPRLPKRPQNLVRMELHMENNTLLNLPSGEMNPGYSEVTSLHVAGNNLTEITTNQLPSRLDLLDLRRNHLQLLNATLLGFLNHTMLRGSMKLSGNPWKCDCDAKQLLLFTQDNFDRIEDRGEMMCMNAEHPTRMVELSTDDICPADQGVFIALAMVIATAGLLVGFTAALYYKYQTEIKIWLYAHNMLLWFVTEEELDKDKKFDAFISYSHKDQSFIEQLVQQLEGGPQKFQLCVHERDWLVGGFIPENIMRSVSDSRRTIIVLSQNFIESEWARMEFRAAHRSALNEGRSRIIIIVYSDIGDVENLDEELKAYLKMNTYLKWGDPWFWDRLRFALPHRKPIGNMGNGALIKSPLKGSTDDKLELIKPSPVTPPLTTPPAEATKNPLVAQLNGSTPHTAIMIANGKNGLTNLYTPNGKSHGNGHINGAFIINTNAKQSDV, from the exons ATGAGGCGACCGAAAGCAGCTTGCCAGATGATGGTGCCTCTCCTGGCGGTCCTCCTGCAGATGGTCCAGTGGCCAGCGGGAGTAGCGGCCTTTGGCAGGGACGAGTGCAATGAGATGAGCATCAACATGGCCTGCCAGTGCTCGCCCGTCATGTCAGAATTCGAAATCATCTGCCCGGCATATGCGGAGAATCCAAAGTTCCGGATGAGCATCCAGCCAAGCAGGAGCTTCGTCCAGATCGTATGCAATCTCACGGATACCTCAGACTACAAACAACTGCCAAAAGTGCGGATCGGGGAGATGGACATTGTGCAGATGCAGCGATGCCTGTTGCCGGGTTACACGCCCATAGCCGGGATCCTAGAAAACCTAGGCATGCCGACGCCGCAGATGCTCATCTTCGAGAGCGACAACCTGGGCATGAACGTAACCAGGACACACTTTGAGCGACTGCATGGTTTGAAGCGTCTGAGGTTCACATCCCGTCGTCCTACGCATATTCCCGCCAATTTGCTCAACGATTTGCGAAACTTGAGCGCCTTGGAGCTTAGAGCCAATATTGCTGAAATGCCGGCGCATTTGTTTGACAACCTGGAGAACCTAGAGTCCATTGAGTTTGGCAGCAACCAGCTTAAACACCTGCCACGCGGAATTTTCAGCAAGATGCCAAAACTGAAGCACCTGAATCTGTGGAGCAACCAACTGCACAACCTCACTAAGTACGACTTCGAGGGTGCGACTTCGGTGCTGGACATAGATTTGCACGCCAATGGCATTGAAGTTCTGCCCCACGATGTATTCTTCTTTATGCCCAACCTCAGGGAAATCAACCTGAGCGCCAATCTCTTCCGGTCCCTGCCCGAGGGTCTCTTCGAGCACAACACTCACCTCCAACAAGTGCGAATCTCCAACAATCGCGCCAAACTCACAACACTCCCCTCGCGGCTCTTTGCCAATCTGCCGGAATTGAAGGTGCTGTTCCTAAAAACCGATCTAGAGTCCCTGCCAGGCGATCTTCTGGAGGGATCAACGGGCATCACCAACATCTCCCTAGCATCCAATCGTCTAACCACTCTGCCCGCGAAGCTCCTCGAATACCAGTCTAACCTTTTGAGTCTGGATCTCAGTCACAACCAGCTGACCCATCTGCCAGATGGAATTTTCGAGCACAACAAGGAGCTTAAAGATTTGAATCTGGAGTCTAATTACCTAACGGGCATTAGCAG CAAACTATTCAGCCGACTAATCAGTTTGGAAACTTTGATTATGCGCAACAATCGCCTGAACATCATTGATCACAGTGCTTTCACTGCCACTACATGGCTGCGACACCTCTACTTGGAGCATAACAACATCGATTTGCAGCAGTCCCTACTGACCAACCATGTGAACGATCCAAATTCACCATTTTCCAGTTTGTTGAACCTAGAGACCCTTAATCTGAGCCACAACTCCATCATGGTAATCTACTATGACTGGAAGATTTTGATGACAAAACTCCACACCTTGGATCTGAGCTACAATAACATCAGCTCTTTGAACTTCGAGGACATCCAATTCATCTCGAGAAACAAGCTGGAAGTTAACCTGACCCACAACAAGATACGATCCATCCACCTGGAAAAGGATCTGCCCGGGTACAGTACTGATTCCAGCATTGTGAACATTGATCTAAATGATAATCCATTGGACTGCGACTGTACGATGCTGTACTTTGTCCAGTTGGTCAGAGGAGTCCATAGGCCATCATACTCCAAGTATTTCAAGTTTCAGACAGATCGCCTTGTCTGTAGCAAACCCAGTGCCCTAGAAGGCACTTCAGTGAAAAGGATCATGGCGGAGAAGCTCCTATGTCCTTTCGATTCTCCCGAAACCGATATGGATAAGCGTATGTGTCCCCAAGGATGCTCTTGCTGGGTGCGAACCTTCGACAAAGCTTTATTGGTTAACTGCAACAATGGAAACATGACTCGGGTACCAAGGCTGCCTAAACGGCCACAGAATCTTGTACGGATGGAGCTGCATATGGAGAACAATACGCTCTTGAATCTGCCTTCTGGCGAAATGAATCCTGGCTATAGTGAGGTAACCAGTCTCCACGTCGCTGGAAATAATCTTACCGAAATCACCACAAACCAACTGCCAAGCCGACTGGATCTCCTGGACTTGCGAAGAAATCACCTGCAATTATTGAACGCTACCTTGTTGGGCTTCCTCAACCATACCATGCTTCGAGGTTCAATGAAACTGTCCGGCAATCCTTGGAAATGCGACTGTGATGCAAAACAATTACTGCTCTTCACCCAGGACAATTTTGATCGAATCGAGGACCGCGGTGAGATGATGTGCATGAATGCCGAGCACCCAACCCGAATGGTGGAACTCTCCACCGATGATATTTGCCCGGCTGATCAAGGTGTGTTTATTGCCCTGGCCATGGTGATTGCGACCGCGGGTCTTCTGGTCGGATTCACTGCTGCCTTGTACTACAAATACCAAACGGAGATCAAGATCTGGTTGTACGCGCACAATATGCTTCTGTGGTTCGTCACTGAGGAAGAGCTCGACAAGGACAAAAAGTTCGACGCCTTCATCTCGTACTCCCACAAGGATCAGAGCTTCATCGAACAGTTGGTGCAGCAGCTGGAGGGAGGTCCTCAAAAGTTCCAGCTCTGTGTGCACGAACGCGACTGGCTTGTGGGTGGCTTCATACCAGAGAACATTATGCGATCCGTGTCGGATTCACGGCGGACCATCATCGTGCTCAGCCAGAACTTCATTGAGTCGGAGTGGGCTCGCATGGAGTTCCGTGCCGCTCACAGATCGGCTCTTAACGAGGGCCGTTCTCGAATCATTATTATCGTCTACTCGGACATTGGAGATGTAGAAAATCTGGACGAGGAACTGAAGGCCTACCTGAAGATGAACACCTACCTGAAGTGGGGCGATCCATGGTTCTGGGATAGACTGCGATTTGCCCTTCCCCACCGCAAGCCGATCGGAAATATGGGCAACGGGGCACTGATCAAGTCGCCGCTGAAGGGTTCCACCGACGACAAACTGGAGCTGATCAAGCCATCGCCAGTGACTCCGCCTCTGACCACGCCGCCGGCGGAGGCCACAAAGAATCCGTTGGTGGCGCAACTAAACGGTAGCACCCCCCATACGGCCATCATGATTGCGAACGGCAAGAACGGCCTGACGAACCTCTACACACCTAATGGCAAGTCTCACGGAAACGGTCATATCAACGGCGCCTTCATCATCAACACGAACGCCAAGCAGAGCGACGTATAG